TTTGTGCCACATTACATGAGGAAGTCCACAGGAAGGGCTATTTTAGTGCCAAGGGAGCTGTTATGCAAAGTAGCCTGTGCCAGCTGGTATTCCAAGCATGCGAGCACGAGGGACAGGGAGGCTAAATATACACAGGCTGACATACTGACTCACCGTACAAGTTTTAGGAACAGTTTGTGGAGCTTTTGGGACCGGCCTTGACTTTAATAGTCATGCTAAAAGACATCCAAACACCCAAACAGCCCATGTTCACTAGGTGGCTTTTCGTGTGGAGGAGATGTTGAGGTGAATAAGTGAAGACATGAGGCGCCCAGAAGGAACAGAAGGTATTCATAACAGCGCTCATCGCCTGCATCCTCTCCCTTTGCCGAGACTCCTTTTATAGTCAGAGTCAGAGGTTCACGGGGAGGCAGGATGGTGCGATGTGAAGGTTTGAGACGTCTGTGGCCTTATTGTCCCTTTTACAAACGTTGTTAAGTGTGCAGTAGATACGACTGCTTCACACAAACTTTGTGGCTCACAGTGAAGGAGAGAAGAATTTCTGATCACAGCGTTGATGGTAGAGGCAGAAAAGGCACTTTGCTGCCTAATACCCGCTGCCGACTCTTTGACTCTGACTGACTGGACTCTCCACTCAGTTTTCTTCTGTCTGGTTTCTCTTTAAGAATGGGAGTAGCAGAGCCGACCATCGCGTTGAGCTCGTCTTTAACCCCTTCACGGTGCTACGGGCAGATAGGCAATGGGTTGGAAATGCCTGAGGGATGTATCACTTCCTCCCACAAATCCTTTGGAAGGGACAGGGTTGTCAGTGCGTGTGTATGTCCATGTGATATCAGGCCAGACCGGGAATATTAGACGTTATGTATTTGATTTGTGAACTCTGGGTCCAGAGTTGCTGATCTACATCTTCATGAGGAATTAGCAGCAAAGCCCAGGAATAACAAGCAGTGATGAGCGTTGTGTCCAAAGGTCTGGGGAgggtttccttttgtttccaagttgATCTGACTTCGTTAATAACAGGTGGCATCACTCCATAAAACTGTAGCATAACATCCATGTTTCTTGGACAGACTTTGGTATTTTGACCTTTCAAATAAAGTAGAACATCCACTTCTCCTTTCTCCGTCTGCATCTTTATCCCATCAAGTTTGCCTCAGGTATTCAGCAGGGTTTATTGAGTGTCTAAGCACTGACACATTTGCTACTGATTAACTAGTGTGTTGTGTGGACAGGCTGCCGCTGCTTGGTTTGGAGCAGTgggattgttttgttttccagcgcTTTCCTTTGGagttgtatttattattataggaTCATCATGGAATAAGCCCGAGGTTCAGAAGAAACGTCAGGATGATGTGATTATATCTGTTTTGGGTTATTATGTAGAGTTTTTGATGATGGACAAATGTCTACAGCTTCAAATTGTACAACAATACATAACACACACCACCCCCATTTTTTTATACATGAAGGATGAGAAGTTCAGTCTTAAGCAGAAATCATAATAATCATTACAACAACTTTCATGTGATCGACTTTGGCAGATATTTTGGTGTGGCCACATATTTGTCCTGCAGGTTCTGGCACCGTTACTTCCAATAAAAACAGATTAGTGTGGGAGTCTGCAGTTGTCTTACAGTTATGTGTTGCAGTCAGGCTGTAACACAGGCCCATTGTTTGATGAAGCTGCAGTGTCAGACTCATGTTCAATCTCTGCATTGGTTTAGTTCATTATCACACAATCtgagacacaaacgcacatcaTTCAAAGGTACAGTGGACAGACAGCAATGTAAGGCTGAGTTATAAGTAGAGTTTATCTGCTGAACTCAGATCACAGTAACTTGAGCTTGTTTCATAAAGGAGCTTTCCCACTTCACCGATGGCCTCACCCCGATAAGCAAagtcaaataaattaaaaccctAGACGTCGCGTGAGTGCGTGAGCGTACGTGTTTTGGTCGATAACCTCTTGTGTAGCATGCGGCTCTCATATTACATGTTCCATCTGATTTCACGACTGAACACACAGGGGAAAGTAAAATTTAAACACTGTGGCAGTGTATCCTGACGTGACCTCGTATGATGCTTACATGGAGAATTCAAATGGAAAGTTTTAAATATGTAGCGAAAAGACACTCTAATATCAAAGCcttaacattaacatttgttttagctattttgttgtgatgttttgttgtcagaaaaaaatgcattttctgcTGTAAATAATTTTTGCTATTTATGCTTATGAaacttcctctttttctctgaTTGATaacatatgttttttttttattcttagcAACATGGCCAATGCTCTGGCCAATGCCATGTGTGAGCGCTGCAAGAGCGGCTTTGCCCCGGCAGAGAAGATAGTGAACAGCAACGGGGAGCTTTACCACGAGCAGTGCTTCGTGTGTGCCCAGTGTTTCCAGCAGTTCCCAGAGGGACTCTTCTACGAGGTAACGCTTGTCCTGAAAAATGTATGACTCTGGTGTATATTTGGCCTTTCGCCTCTGAATGCAGTTGCTCTGCAAATATACTGTTACCATGGCGACACCCGTCTTTTCAGCCTGAAATGGAACGGCCACATTAGGTTTAGAGGAAGTGCGATTCCCGTTAAGGCCGTTTTAGTGCACGGACAAAGTAGTAAAAAATAGAGGTTTGATCAGCTTTAATGGAATATTGAATTTAGGTCAGGTGTCTCTCCAGTGGTCCCCAGAGAACCTAATGTTTTTCACCTTAGTCAGTTTATGAAATGCTCTGGTGAATATAAACATCAATACCATTAACGGTTATTTGTAAAGAGGTTTAGCCGCTTCCATAATTAAACAACACTACACTACCCTCAGAATTTGTTGAGCAGGTGGAGCCGtagtcctgcttgttttccaactaTTTATGTAATTAGAGTTTCTGATTGACTGGACAAACATAATGAAGGTAATCACCAGTGGGAAAGAGAACAGATCACGCCAGCCTGGCAGGTCACCCCTGTTCTGGCTACTCCATCCAGTTATTGTTGAGTTTTGTTATTATATGCTATAAAATGTGTGATGAAATCctgatgtgtgttttaattCATCCTATTCCACTTGTTTGACAGTTTGAAGGCAGGAAATACTGTGAGCATGACTTCCAGATGCTGTTCGCCCCCTGCTGCCGCCTGTGTGGTGAGTGTGGGATGTGTAGTAGACCAGGGtagatactgtatgtagatgTAGCTTCAAGCTCTGTGCGCGCTAAAAATAAAGATCTCCTTTCAGGTGAGTTCATCATCGGCCGTGTGATCAAGGCCATGAACAACAGCTGGCACCCGGACTGCTTCCGCTGTGATCTCTGCGACACGGTGCTGGCTGACGTTGGATTCGTTAAGAACGCAGGAAGGTCGGTTCAGCAACAACTACACACATGCATACGCAGTAGTTTTACATCCAACTGATGTTCTTGAGCCAAGCTGGCGTAAGACCTCCTTTTTTTTCACGGCTCTCATTTGTCTTGATTCCAGAAAAATCATGCTGACAAGTAAAACTGCGTTAGCTTGTCAAGTTTGCAGATACGATAATATATTATTTAAGTAATTTCAAGCCTTTCATCCTTCACTTCTCtgattttctgtctctctctctttctctccactaTCAGGCACCTGTGTCGTCCGTGTCACAACAGAGAGAAAGCTCGGGGTCTTGGCAAGTACATCTGTCAAAAGTGTCACGCAATCATAGACGAGAGGCCTCTGCTGTTCAAGAACGACCCCTATCACCCTGATCACTTCAACTGTAATAACTGcgggtaacacacacacacacagttcatccAACACATGACGAATGATCAGGTGCTCAGAACCGTGACGCCTGTGGTTGTCAGTCTTCCCTCCATACGTATTTGCTGCTATTGTTTTTTTATCGTCTCTGCAGTAAGGAGCTTACAGCGGATGCCAGGGAGCTGAAGGGGGAACTGTACTGTCTGCCCTGCCATGACAAGATGGGCGTCCCCATCTGTGGGGCCTGTAGGAGACCCATCGAGGGCCGGGTGGTCAATGCCATGGGCAAGCAGTGGCATGTGGAGGTTGGACAGCTTTGAATACACTGCTTTCAtattcacatttacactttgcTTAGTATTGATGAACACAGATGAGCTGTCAGATGTCTATGACGTTTAACATCCTTATTTCCTCTTTTGGCcagattaaataattaattatttatttacaaatgtgAGTCTGCAAATATTGTTTCATTCTATCATATCTTCTATTTACTGCTCTTCTCTCTACACTAAAGGGACGTGAAGCTCCATTAGCTTCCATCTATTTCTACCTCTAATTTCATTCTCTGCTGCCTTTCCCCTTCCACGGTTGATTCCCTGACACCCCTCTCGTAGCACCACGTGTGCACTGTGTGCGAGCGGCCGTTTCAGGGCCACCCGTTCTACGAGCGAGGTGGTCGAGCCTATTGTGAGAAACATTTCGACATGGTGAGGGGGGGCAAGGATCGAGCGGATGCTGCCCCGTGACTCGCTTCTCCCTGCCTGGCTAAGACGTGTCAGCACTACTCTGCTTGTCCACAATGTCCTTTTACACATGCAAATGCTCCTCAATGGGTTGTCTGTAAATCCAGCTGTAAATATTGAACAATattagaaacacagcagaaaacGTATCCTTGTTTGGAGGATTAGCACCCTCTAGAGGCCATTTATTCTGCTTGGACAGTAACAGGACATCTGGACTAAGCTGATTTGGTGGTCTTGGCCTATAACATGGTTGGAATGTGATAAAATCTTGATTTGAGTTGCTGTGCTAACCATATGTGCTTGGCCATGGGTTTGTTTGCAGCATTTTGTGTGTGCTAAGTGTGAGAAACCTTTCCTGGGACACCGTCACTATGAACGCAAGGGCCTGGCCTACTGTGAAACACACTACAACCAGGTAACAGTCCAAATGATGGCGGATACAGGGCGCCCACCCAGTGCTAAAAAAGGTTTTGAGGCCTTTTATCCAAATAAGTCTGTTTGCATGGCCACTGAATGCAGTGTCTGGGGAATGGCGAAGGTTTATTGAGTTGCATAATTTACAGTCATATTATGTGTCACTTGGTTGCTgattcctgtctgtctccactTCCACACTCAGCTGTTTGGGGATGTGTGCTACCACTGCAACCGTGTCATTGAAGGAGATggtgagaaattaaaaaaatgaaaataaatgacgAATGTGTTCTCTGGATTAAGTTTATATTGAGAGACCTTTCAATTATAGTCTAAAATAGTATCTTTCTGTGATTCTGTTTTGATGTGTGTCTTTTCAGTGGTGTCTGCCCTTAACAAGGCCTGGTGTGTCAACTGTTTTGCCTGCTCTACCTGCAACACCAAGCTCACCCTCAAGTAAGTGAGGAGACCTGCATTAACATTAATACAGTCTCTGTGGAGAGGATCAAGCCACACACTTGAACCTGGATTAAGGATTCTCAGAACCTCACATATACATTTTCAGACCTGTTCACTCCTGGGTTTCTCACCTTTCTCTTTTAGCCCTGTGTTTCTGTAGATTTGTCTCTTTGTCCACTTTCTTTCCCTGGCTCTCTCCTCTCATTTTAATcggtcctcctcctgctttttatCCTTCTCTTCTCATCCTTCTGTTTCTGCCCTCTGCTGCTTTCTTCTCGCTGCTCTGTCAGGGATAAGTTTGTGGAGGTGGATCTAAAGCCAGTGTGCAAGCACTGTTACGAGCGCCTGCCGGACGACATGAAACGCCGGCTGGCTAAACGCGAGCGCGACtccaaagagaagaagaagaaaccactGATACCGATGTGTTTGTGAAcctctttttctcctttcacCTCATTTCCACTGTTCTTCCTTTGGTCAGTTTCCATTATTTTTCCAGTTTGCTTCTGCTGCTAACACTGCTGGCTTGAAAACACTAGATAAACATGCTGTAACTACACATTGGACTTGTGAAATTCTCAGTTGTTCTCAGGTAGAAACCCTTGTACCGATTAAGGCTTGTACCCTGATATGCAAACAGGAAAATCACATCCGTCACATGTTGCAGGAAAGGCTTTATTTCTTGGGTCTCCTGGACCGTCTGGGCATAAAGAGTAAAGCCTTAATCACTTCCGTCAGCTTGCCGGCTGCAGTGGTGTTGAGGTCCCACTGGGTTTGGCATGTGCCTTGGTCTTGCCAGCGATTATCTGCTTTGGGAGTCAGTGTTGTCCATGTGCAGGTTGCAGGGAGGGGAGATTTAGGGAGCAGAGGAATTACAGGCATCAAATGCAGAAAGCAACCagaaacacttttcccatacagttttaattcattcattaaaagcCATCCCTGTAAAAAATCCTCAATGCATCTCTAAAACCTTTGAGCAAGTATTCAGGAAAGAAACATTGGTGATTGTTGTAAAAGCACgagatggtaaaaaaaaattaacagttCCACTCAGATGCTGGTGtggataaaatgaaaatatcagGGTTCAACATTgaattttgtgtatttatttggtTTGATGGTCCATGCATGACaacattttagtgtttatgttAATGATTTTTAAAGATATGAAGTGTCTGCATTGTTAGTTCTTTGGAGTGCAGTTGCAAGTTACAAGTATTTTGCATCGAGCAGCGGCATCCAACTTTCAGGTTGTAAACTGTCTATTTTTTTTCACAGGAACAAGTTTGTGGAGTTTGACATGAAGCCAGTGTGCAAGAAGTGCTATGAGAAATTTCCTCTGGAGCTGAAGAAGAGACTGAAGAAGTTGTCTGAAACTGTTGCACGGAAGTAAACATGCCGTGAAGGAGGGAAGTAAAGATGACAGAGATGAGGTGGTGCATGGAAGAAATCACATTTCCAAAACTCATAATCATATAAGatagtatttgtgtgttttatatttttagtgtttcacatttcagtTGGTTATGTTATTGTAACTTTTATTTGTATCCTTTCATTTATAACTGCAAAGCACTGAGGATGATTTCTTAGGATCTGGACCTAAAATAGTCATACACATACAGTCAAAAGTCATCACTTGGATTGTTGGTCCTTTTACCTGCTCAGTGTCTTCTGGCTCACATGCTGcactatatattattatatggcTGCTTAACTATATAAAAAAGGTCAAGACATGATGATCgttttgtatttaaatgacAATTCAGTTTTAAGATGACACAGGAACATTAGACAAAAAAAATTACTTAGAAGCATAAATAATGGGCTGTTGTAAGGAATCTGTATATAATCAAAATCAACATGtattattttgtgtattttcattaatattatggaaaatgtgtttgtgtttcactttaAGTTTTTTTCTAAACAACACTTTTTTGGCATCATACTGTGGTGTCATTGTCTATGCAAAGCTCTAACTCATTTATCACACAGCAGAAATACATCTGAGGATAGTAATGGTAAcgttgtgtgtgttgcagtccAACACAATGGCTTGTAGCATGTGCAGAGCCTGGACGTGGCAGCATTGTAGACGTTAGAATATATGTCTCTGCTATGTGTAATCCAGAGAAAGTGATCCTCTTAGAGAGGTGTACCAACTTCCTCAAGGCTCAGACCCTCTTAGGAAAGAAAGCCAtgtgttttaaatttgtttcAGAATATTGCATTCTAGCAGTATTTCGACAGTATTTATTCGACGAAAGTTTAACTTCTACGTAGTATTTTATAGAAAAGCACATTCCACTATATTATGGAAATGCAAGACCTGTGTTATTGTTCTGACTTACCACTTTTCACATgtcatgtaaaaataaaactatccACTGGGCTGTTTGTTGTGAAGCAGAACTTCACTAAAAATAGTCCTGTAGATAATTTTATTTGATATCTTAATGTATCTGTGgcttttatattgtattttgtCTCCATATTGCTTGTCAGCAAACAGTATTTATATATGTAAACACACCTAAGTGCATGTTCTAGACttgaaaaaatgtattttttcagTTTAGCAAAGATAATCCTGCCAAGCTTTCTGAATAAAGATGGATGTCAACTCGCTtagtaatgtttttaatttatagGTTAGCTCACAATATTCAGAGTGACATAATATCACATGAAGTTTTTTAGGTTTGTACGTCATATTTaagtttaataataaatgtctCAAATTCTATTGATAGCCAATGGTATTGGTTATAATGTCAAACAATACCCTTATTTGTTTACCCCCATTCCCTAACAACGTTGTCTTTTAAAGGATTTTAGCCCATTCTACAATGTTCACCTTGTCCAAATGTCATGGTTTTAATGGCAAATCATTTTCAGCTCCTACATAAAAACTACATAAAAATTAAGTTAAATTACTGTATCTAATACACCAAAAAAAGTTAAACTAAAAACATACCCCATATCAAAATACGTGGTATATATAAGTACTTTAACTTAAAATATTATACCAGTAATTATTTTTATCTATTTCATTTCTACCGCAACACCTAAAGCAGAAAATGTTCACTCAGGTCACCCTTCAAAATAACGTGCGTCAGCGTGCGTCAGAGTGAATCCTCGATTTTGATTGGTGTAGAGGTCCGATTCGAGACCGTCGCTCGACCCACGTGACTATGCTTTTTGGCGTTAATGAGACTGCGCAATACCTTCACTGGAGTTGACGTTACGAAGTGGTAGTCGCGCCGACattaatgtaattttttaaaatattttgtgaACTCTTCAAATTCTATGCACCTCAGTCGATCATTTCTTCAGTACTTTTTTGCGAGCCATGCGGCGAAGTAAGGCTGAAGTGGACCGTTACGTGTCCTCAGTACAGAGTTCCTCTCCTTCACTCAAAGAGGTAACTTAACTTGAGCGGGCGGCTAATGCTAGCATGCTACCAGAGCTACCAGGGCAGCGTGTCTCAGCTAGCCGGTATGACGGGATAGTCTGAACAGCCTCAAATGAGCACCAGTTACACTCCGAAGTAAGCTGGCGATACCGTTAGCTCAGTTACTTTGAGTTCTCGTGACCGTGTAGCCTCTGTTAACCGTCCTCGGCCGGTTAGCTAGCGTTGGCGCTAGCCAGCCGGCATGAGAACGCCTCGTCGTGTCGTCTCCTGTGCTGAGAAAACGCGCGGCATGGGGTTGTTACGCTGCACAAGCTAACTAACTACTGCTGGTGGTTAGGCAGCAAACGGCGTGTTGGATGGTTCCGATAGTCCAGTTGCTGTTAGTTACCGCATCTGGAACAAAATTTGTCCAGTTACCGTCACAATCAGACGTGTGCTGCTCACTTGTATAACATAATATCAGTACAGTGGGGGTTATGCAGAAACCCGGTGGTATTTCACTCAGCTACCCCAACGTCCTTCATTAGAAGTTACAGGTCTGGTACTTTTTTAATGCTGCACTAATCCGCTCATTGGTCGcggaaatatatatatatatatatattaaatactgtgtatttaaaataaaagagcaATAATCACATGGCTCTTAACTCTGTGGGGTCTACTAGCAAAACCCACTTACTATATAGACTATAGACACACTATATCATAAAATATAGCTTTCAGGTTACCTGAATGACATTCTGATAAATGTAACCAAATTGTACAGTTTCTCAGAATGTTGTTTGCtaaatttgatttgtttctctctttTACAGAAGCCAGTTAAAGGGTTTTTATTTGCTAAATTGTACTTTGAAGCCAAGGAATATGACCTTGCTAAAAGGTAAGCGTGCATGATCAGAGCCATTGTTGCTTTTCATTCTGGTATCTCTCATGTTGAGTGACATTGGATGTTTCATGCCCTTTCTAGACATGTATCAGAGTATCTTAAAGTACAGGAGAGGGATCCTAAAGCACACAAATTCCTTGGACAGCTTTATGAAAGGGAAGGAGACACCAACAAGGCAGTAGGATGCTACAAGGTAGGTACATTTTCTGGGGAAAAAACCATAACAGAATCTTTTGCATGCCATCATATTTTTCttacaattaaattaaaagatTATCAAAATCTGCTATGATGTGAATTGAGTAATATAAATAAAAGGGGTAAATGTGTGTATCATTAAATTAGACTCTCAACTTTAAATTGTTCCCAACAGTTGCCAGTAGTAGTAAATAAGAAGCAGTAGTTCATTTACCAAGTGATTCAACAACAGAAATAGTAAAGCTGAAAATAGTGGCTTCATAACATTTGTGTATATTACTAGCAACATAGTATTTAACACAGATATAAATCCAATTTCCAATTGCTATTCTTTCCAATCTTTATGTTTTGAACCATAATCTCTCTCTTGTACATCTGTAGCGGTCTGTGGATTTGAACCCAGCCCAGAGGGACCTggtgctgaaagtagctgagtTACTTGTTAGTAAAGAGGAAtgtgacagcagagcagagttCTGGGTGGAGAAAGCTGCAAAGCTGCTGCCAGGAAATTCCACTGTGTTCAACCTGAAGGTGAGGCTTTAATTAGGCATCTAGTCAACTCTTAATGTCAGTCTTATATTTTACAAGTTAGTATGTTGCACTCTACTCTGCGCCCCACTTTGCCAGGATTAAATGTAAAGCCAACCTTCTAATTAGCACTATATCCCTTGTCAGTTGTGTCTAGAAGGCACATTAATGCTTCTTTGTTTATCTGTGCAACTCCATGTAGGAGCGCCTGTTGAGTCGCCAGGGTCAGCAGGGCTGGAATCGTTTGTATGACCTCCTCCAGGCCGAGCTGGCATTGAGGCCTGCAGATGCATATGTGAACGTGAAGCTGGTTCAGC
This genomic interval from Betta splendens chromosome 21, fBetSpl5.4, whole genome shotgun sequence contains the following:
- the LOC114846878 gene encoding LIM and senescent cell antigen-like-containing domain protein 1 isoform X2, whose product is MLGITEMTNGNMANALANAMCERCKSGFAPAEKIVNSNGELYHEQCFVCAQCFQQFPEGLFYEFEGRKYCEHDFQMLFAPCCRLCGEFIIGRVIKAMNNSWHPDCFRCDLCDTVLADVGFVKNAGRHLCRPCHNREKARGLGKYICQKCHAIIDERPLLFKNDPYHPDHFNCNNCGKELTADARELKGELYCLPCHDKMGVPICGACRRPIEGRVVNAMGKQWHVEHHVCTVCERPFQGHPFYERGGRAYCEKHFDMLFGDVCYHCNRVIEGDVVSALNKAWCVNCFACSTCNTKLTLKDKFVEVDLKPVCKHCYERLPDDMKRRLAKRERDSKEKKKKPLIPMNKFVEFDMKPVCKKCYEKFPLELKKRLKKLSETVARK
- the LOC114846878 gene encoding LIM and senescent cell antigen-like-containing domain protein 1 isoform X4, with protein sequence MLGITEMTNGNMANALANAMCERCKSGFAPAEKIVNSNGELYHEQCFVCAQCFQQFPEGLFYEFEGRKYCEHDFQMLFAPCCRLCGEFIIGRVIKAMNNSWHPDCFRCDLCDTVLADVGFVKNAGRHLCRPCHNREKARGLGKYICQKCHAIIDERPLLFKNDPYHPDHFNCNNCGKELTADARELKGELYCLPCHDKMGVPICGACRRPIEGRVVNAMGKQWHVEHFVCAKCEKPFLGHRHYERKGLAYCETHYNQLFGDVCYHCNRVIEGDVVSALNKAWCVNCFACSTCNTKLTLKDKFVEVDLKPVCKHCYERLPDDMKRRLAKRERDSKEKKKKPLIPMCL
- the LOC114846878 gene encoding LIM and senescent cell antigen-like-containing domain protein 1 isoform X1; amino-acid sequence: MLGITEMTNGNMANALANAMCERCKSGFAPAEKIVNSNGELYHEQCFVCAQCFQQFPEGLFYEFEGRKYCEHDFQMLFAPCCRLCGEFIIGRVIKAMNNSWHPDCFRCDLCDTVLADVGFVKNAGRHLCRPCHNREKARGLGKYICQKCHAIIDERPLLFKNDPYHPDHFNCNNCGKELTADARELKGELYCLPCHDKMGVPICGACRRPIEGRVVNAMGKQWHVEHFVCAKCEKPFLGHRHYERKGLAYCETHYNQLFGDVCYHCNRVIEGDVVSALNKAWCVNCFACSTCNTKLTLKDKFVEVDLKPVCKHCYERLPDDMKRRLAKRERDSKEKKKKPLIPMNKFVEFDMKPVCKKCYEKFPLELKKRLKKLSETVARK
- the LOC114846878 gene encoding LIM and senescent cell antigen-like-containing domain protein 1 isoform X3, whose translation is MEINGRALPPSIPEDREVLDHVPSPAGMNGYHQSPQGSDVGEAEVPVSKTQRRKSDVKVYKEFCDFYARFNMANALANAMCERCKSGFAPAEKIVNSNGELYHEQCFVCAQCFQQFPEGLFYEFEGRKYCEHDFQMLFAPCCRLCGEFIIGRVIKAMNNSWHPDCFRCDLCDTVLADVGFVKNAGRHLCRPCHNREKARGLGKYICQKCHAIIDERPLLFKNDPYHPDHFNCNNCGKELTADARELKGELYCLPCHDKMGVPICGACRRPIEGRVVNAMGKQWHVEHFVCAKCEKPFLGHRHYERKGLAYCETHYNQLFGDVCYHCNRVIEGDVVSALNKAWCVNCFACSTCNTKLTLKDKFVEVDLKPVCKHCYERLPDDMKRRLAKRERDSKEKKKKPLIPMNKFVEFDMKPVCKKCYEKFPLELKKRLKKLSETVARK
- the LOC114846878 gene encoding LIM and senescent cell antigen-like-containing domain protein 1 isoform X8 — its product is MEINGRALPPSIPEDREVLDHVPSPAGMNGYHQSPQGSDVGEAEVPVSKTQRRKSDVKVYKEFCDFYARFNMANALANAMCERCKSGFAPAEKIVNSNGELYHEQCFVCAQCFQQFPEGLFYEFEGRKYCEHDFQMLFAPCCRLCGEFIIGRVIKAMNNSWHPDCFRCDLCDTVLADVGFVKNAGRHLCRPCHNREKARGLGKYICQKCHAIIDERPLLFKNDPYHPDHFNCNNCGKELTADARELKGELYCLPCHDKMGVPICGACRRPIEGRVVNAMGKQWHVEHFVCAKCEKPFLGHRHYERKGLAYCETHYNQLFGDVCYHCNRVIEGDVVSALNKAWCVNCFACSTCNTKLTLKNKFVEFDMKPVCKKCYEKFPLELKKRLKKLSETVARK
- the LOC114846878 gene encoding LIM and senescent cell antigen-like-containing domain protein 1 isoform X5, with protein sequence MLGITEMTNGNMANALANAMCERCKSGFAPAEKIVNSNGELYHEQCFVCAQCFQQFPEGLFYEFEGRKYCEHDFQMLFAPCCRLCGEFIIGRVIKAMNNSWHPDCFRCDLCDTVLADVGFVKNAGRHLCRPCHNREKARGLGKYICQKCHAIIDERPLLFKNDPYHPDHFNCNNCGKELTADARELKGELYCLPCHDKMGVPICGACRRPIEGRVVNAMGKQWHVEHFVCAKCEKPFLGHRHYERKGLAYCETHYNQLFGDVCYHCNRVIEGDVVSALNKAWCVNCFACSTCNTKLTLKNKFVEFDMKPVCKKCYEKFPLELKKRLKKLSETVARK
- the LOC114846878 gene encoding LIM and senescent cell antigen-like-containing domain protein 1 isoform X6 translates to MEINGRALPPSIPEDREVLDHVPSPAGMNGYHQSPQGSDVGEAEVPVSKTQRRKSDVKVYKEFCDFYARFNMANALANAMCERCKSGFAPAEKIVNSNGELYHEQCFVCAQCFQQFPEGLFYEFEGRKYCEHDFQMLFAPCCRLCGEFIIGRVIKAMNNSWHPDCFRCDLCDTVLADVGFVKNAGRHLCRPCHNREKARGLGKYICQKCHAIIDERPLLFKNDPYHPDHFNCNNCGKELTADARELKGELYCLPCHDKMGVPICGACRRPIEGRVVNAMGKQWHVEHFVCAKCEKPFLGHRHYERKGLAYCETHYNQLFGDVCYHCNRVIEGDVVSALNKAWCVNCFACSTCNTKLTLKDKFVEVDLKPVCKHCYERLPDDMKRRLAKRERDSKEKKKKPLIPMCL
- the LOC114846878 gene encoding LIM and senescent cell antigen-like-containing domain protein 1 isoform X7, encoding MNSLRLKELSNSDLYRRRQERPDSYGSVARDSLSNMANALANAMCERCKSGFAPAEKIVNSNGELYHEQCFVCAQCFQQFPEGLFYEFEGRKYCEHDFQMLFAPCCRLCGEFIIGRVIKAMNNSWHPDCFRCDLCDTVLADVGFVKNAGRHLCRPCHNREKARGLGKYICQKCHAIIDERPLLFKNDPYHPDHFNCNNCGKELTADARELKGELYCLPCHDKMGVPICGACRRPIEGRVVNAMGKQWHVEHFVCAKCEKPFLGHRHYERKGLAYCETHYNQLFGDVCYHCNRVIEGDVVSALNKAWCVNCFACSTCNTKLTLKDKFVEVDLKPVCKHCYERLPDDMKRRLAKRERDSKEKKKKPLIPMNKFVEFDMKPVCKKCYEKFPLELKKRLKKLSETVARK
- the LOC114846878 gene encoding LIM and senescent cell antigen-like-containing domain protein 1 isoform X10 → MNSLRLKELSNSDLYRRRQERPDSYGSVARDSLSNMANALANAMCERCKSGFAPAEKIVNSNGELYHEQCFVCAQCFQQFPEGLFYEFEGRKYCEHDFQMLFAPCCRLCGEFIIGRVIKAMNNSWHPDCFRCDLCDTVLADVGFVKNAGRHLCRPCHNREKARGLGKYICQKCHAIIDERPLLFKNDPYHPDHFNCNNCGKELTADARELKGELYCLPCHDKMGVPICGACRRPIEGRVVNAMGKQWHVEHFVCAKCEKPFLGHRHYERKGLAYCETHYNQLFGDVCYHCNRVIEGDVVSALNKAWCVNCFACSTCNTKLTLKNKFVEFDMKPVCKKCYEKFPLELKKRLKKLSETVARK
- the LOC114846878 gene encoding LIM and senescent cell antigen-like-containing domain protein 1 isoform X9 — its product is MANALANAMCERCKSGFAPAEKIVNSNGELYHEQCFVCAQCFQQFPEGLFYEFEGRKYCEHDFQMLFAPCCRLCGEFIIGRVIKAMNNSWHPDCFRCDLCDTVLADVGFVKNAGRHLCRPCHNREKARGLGKYICQKCHAIIDERPLLFKNDPYHPDHFNCNNCGKELTADARELKGELYCLPCHDKMGVPICGACRRPIEGRVVNAMGKQWHVEHFVCAKCEKPFLGHRHYERKGLAYCETHYNQLFGDVCYHCNRVIEGDVVSALNKAWCVNCFACSTCNTKLTLKDKFVEVDLKPVCKHCYERLPDDMKRRLAKRERDSKEKKKKPLIPMNKFVEFDMKPVCKKCYEKFPLELKKRLKKLSETVARK